In Rhinolophus ferrumequinum isolate MPI-CBG mRhiFer1 chromosome 18, mRhiFer1_v1.p, whole genome shotgun sequence, a genomic segment contains:
- the LOC117037723 gene encoding olfactory receptor 7A17, which translates to MEPGNGTRISEFVLLGLSEEPDLQPLIFGLFLSMYLITVFGNLLIILAISSDSHLHTPMYFFLANLSFVDICFTSTTIPKMLVNIETQSKVITYEGCITQMYFFLLFGVLDDFLLTVMAYDRFVAICHPLHYTVIMHPRLCGLLVLVSWIMCVLNSLVESLMALQLSFCTDLEIPQFFCELNQMVQLACSDNFLNIMVMYFLVGLLGGGPLAGIIYSYYRIVSSIRRMSSALGKYKAFSTCASHLSVVSLFYCTGLGVYLSSAVSHSSHSSATASVMYTVVTPMLNPFVYSLRNKDIKGALKRFSGI; encoded by the coding sequence ATGGAACCAGGCAATGGTACACGAATTTCAGAATTTGTTCTCCTGGGACTTTCAGAGGAGCCAGACCTGCAGCCCCTCATCTTTGGGCTTTTCCTCTCCATGTACCTGATCACTGTGTTCGGAAACCTGCTCATCATCCTGGCCATCAGCTCAGACTCCCACCTCcacacgcccatgtacttcttcctggCCAACCTGTCCTTTGTGGACATCTgtttcacctccaccaccatccctAAGATGCTGGTGAACATCGAGACACAGAGCAAAGTCATAACCTATGAAGGCTGCATCACACAGATGTACTTTTTCCTACTCTTTGGAGTGTTGGATGACTTCCTCCTGACtgtgatggcctatgaccgctttGTGGCCATCTGTCACCCCCTGCACTACACGGTCATCATGCATCCCCGGCTCTGTGGACTTCTGGTTCTGGTGTCCTGGATCATGTGTGTCCTGAATTCCTTGGTAGAAAGCTTAATGGCATTGCAACTGTCCTTCTGTACAGACTTGGAAATCCCCCAGTTTTTCTGTGAACTCAATCAGATGGTACAGCTTGCATGTTCCGACAATTTTCTTAACATAATGGTGATGTATTTCTTAGTCGGGCTGCTTGGTGGTGGTCCCCTGGCTGGGATCATTTACTCTTACTATAGGATAGTTTCCTCCATACGTAGAATGTCATCAGCTCTGGGGAAGTATAAAGCATTTTCTACCTGTGCATCTCACCTCTCGGTTGTCTCCTTATTTTATTGTACAGGTCTAGGAGTGTACCTCAGCTCTGCTGTGAGCCACAGCTCACACTCAAGTGCAACAGCCTCGGTGATGTACACTGTGGTCACACCCATGCTGAACCCCTTCGTCTACAGTCTCAGGAACAAAGACATAAAAGGGGCTCTGAAAAGATTCTCTGGTATATAA
- the LOC117038442 gene encoding olfactory receptor 7A17-like has protein sequence MEAENLSRVSEFVLLGLSEEPDLQPLIFGLFLSMYLITVFGNLLIILAISSDSHLHTPMYFFLANLSFVDICFTSTTIPKMLVNIETQSKVITYEGCITQIYFLILFAVLDVFLLTVMAYDRFVAICHPLHYTVIMHPRLCGLLLLVSWITCILNSLLQSLMVLRLSFCADLQIPHFFCELNQMIQLACSDTFVNNMVMYFAALLLGGGPFAGILYSYCKIVSCIRAVSSAQGKYKAFSTCVSHLSVVSLFYCTMLGVYLSSAVTHNARSSATASVMYTVITPMLNPFIYSLRNKDIKQALKALFVKLTTNRPIV, from the coding sequence ATGGAAGCAGAAAATCTTTCAAGAGTTTCAGAATTTGTTCTCCTGGGACTTTCAGAGGAGCCAGACCTGCAGCCCCTCATCTTTGGGCTTTTCCTTTCCATGTACCTGATCACTGTGTTCGGAAACCTGCTCATCATCCTGGCCATCAGCTCAGACTCCCACCTCCACActcccatgtacttcttcctggCCAACCTGTCCTTTGTGGACATCTgtttcacctccaccaccatccctAAGATGCTGGTGAACATCGAGACACAGAGCAAAGTCATAACTTATGAAGGTTGCATCACACAGATATATTTTCTCATACTCTTTGCAGTGTTGGATGTCTTCCTCCTGACcgtgatggcctatgaccgcttcGTGGCCATCTGTCACCCCCTGCACTACACGGTCATCATGCACCCCCGGCTTTGTGGACTGCTGCTTCTGGTGTCCTGGATCACGTGTATCCTGAATTCCTTATTACAAAGCTTAATGGTGCTGAGGCTGTCCTTCTGTGCAGACTTGCAAATCCCCCACTTTTTCTGTGAACTCAACCAGATGATCCAACTTGCCTGTTCTGACACCTTTGTTAACAACATGGTGATGTATTTTGCAGCTCTCCTGCTTGGTGGTGGTCCTTTCGCTGGTATCCTTTACTCATACTGCAAGATCGTTTCCTGCATACGTGCAGTGTCCTCTGCTCAGGGGAAGTATAAAGCGTTTTCTACTTGTGTGTCTCACCTCTCAGTTGTCTCCTTATTTTATTGCACTATGCTGGGAGTGTACCTCAGCTCTGCTGTGACCCACAATGCACGCTCAAGTGCTACAGCCTCGGTCATGTACACGGTGATCACACCCATGCTGAATCCTTTCATCTACAGTCTCAGGAATAAAGACATCAAACAGGCTCTAAAAGCATTGTTTGTGAAGCTAACTACAAACAGACCAATTGTCTAA